The proteins below are encoded in one region of Streptomyces roseirectus:
- a CDS encoding pilin: MNRVPLHRRLVLHARRAVAAQSPLGWWLLITSVVVLVVCLLGASSAQAATDPSPARVLALAASVNEVLTNIRNWIMGILAGLATVFLTVGGLRYVMAAGDPGEVEKAKSAFKSAGWGYGMAALAPLVVEILKGIVGE; encoded by the coding sequence ATGAACCGGGTTCCCTTGCACCGCCGTCTCGTGCTCCACGCGCGTCGGGCCGTCGCCGCGCAGTCCCCGCTGGGCTGGTGGCTGCTGATCACCAGCGTCGTCGTGCTGGTGGTGTGTCTGCTGGGGGCGTCGTCCGCACAGGCCGCCACCGACCCGTCCCCGGCCCGGGTTCTGGCGCTGGCCGCCTCGGTGAACGAGGTCCTGACCAACATCCGCAACTGGATCATGGGCATCCTCGCCGGGCTCGCGACCGTGTTCCTGACCGTCGGCGGTCTGCGGTACGTCATGGCTGCAGGTGATCCCGGGGAGGTCGAGAAGGCCAAGTCCGCGTTCAAGAGCGCCGGTTGGGGATACGGGATGGCCGCGCTGGCGCCGCTGGTCGTGGAGATCCTCAAAGGGATCGTGGGCGAATGA
- a CDS encoding DUF2637 domain-containing protein: MAAYASYVHQRAFALHGGADETSAVLWPLSVDGLLLLATVGLLKPTPHTGRERTVVWTAFLLGIAVSLAANIAAAPTLTWQPVLVAGWPPVSLLLSVELLTHRDPHPHPAETESGQRDQHPTRNRPRHRTPPTSRRPASRHNAEQIMWDHYQHEHAAGRTPTGTDLDRIAGTNNYGRAVLRRWRHTGRIPTPPKPPENPPSRELRHEDS, encoded by the coding sequence GTGGCCGCCTACGCCTCCTACGTCCACCAGAGAGCCTTCGCCCTGCACGGCGGAGCCGACGAGACCAGCGCCGTCCTGTGGCCCCTGTCCGTCGACGGACTCCTCCTCCTGGCCACCGTCGGCCTCCTCAAACCCACACCTCACACCGGCCGAGAACGCACCGTCGTCTGGACGGCCTTCCTCCTCGGCATCGCCGTCTCCCTCGCCGCGAACATCGCCGCCGCCCCCACCCTCACCTGGCAGCCCGTCCTCGTCGCCGGCTGGCCCCCCGTCTCCCTCCTCCTCTCGGTCGAACTCCTCACCCACCGAGACCCACACCCACACCCCGCCGAGACGGAGAGCGGACAACGAGACCAGCACCCCACCCGGAACCGGCCGAGACACCGCACCCCACCCACCTCCCGCCGCCCGGCGAGCCGGCACAACGCCGAACAGATCATGTGGGACCACTACCAACACGAACACGCCGCCGGCCGCACCCCCACCGGAACCGACCTCGACCGCATCGCCGGCACCAACAACTACGGCCGCGCCGTCCTCAGGCGATGGCGCCACACCGGCCGCATCCCCACCCCACCGAAACCTCCGGAGAATCCCCCGAGCCGGGAGCTTCGCCATGAAGACTCCTGA
- a CDS encoding PucR family transcriptional regulator, with the protein MSHVTRRASELALDETTVIALRAALRDTADEVVEAIIDEVPPYANALAGRMGASIRRAVRTTLGHYLDLASGNATGGDAGDAAYELGRGEVRDGRSMDALLGAYRVGARVAWRSLAAGAVAAGLPAAEVAKFAELTFAYIDELSAASAAGHADELAARGRARERHLEHLARDLLAGASPDVLLGSAGRAGWQPPVSLTAVLLPAAQARPAYRTLDPSTLVLDDLPDATGVLLVPDADRPRLLRQLTDRTAVAGPARPWTRASASYERAVRARLLSPDIRDTENHLPELVLTADADALADLRTRALAPLRTLPAATAHRLEETLRAWLLHQGRRDEVAAALFVHPQTVRYRMSQLRELFPDLASPHRVLELTLAVGLRAG; encoded by the coding sequence ATGAGCCATGTGACCCGGCGGGCCAGCGAACTGGCTCTGGACGAGACGACCGTCATCGCGCTGCGGGCCGCGCTGAGGGACACGGCCGACGAGGTCGTCGAGGCGATCATCGACGAGGTGCCGCCCTACGCCAACGCCCTCGCGGGCCGCATGGGCGCTTCCATCCGCCGGGCCGTCCGCACCACTCTGGGGCACTACCTGGACCTCGCGAGCGGGAACGCCACGGGCGGCGACGCCGGTGACGCGGCCTACGAACTGGGCCGCGGCGAGGTGCGCGACGGCCGTTCGATGGACGCCCTGCTCGGCGCCTACCGCGTCGGCGCCCGCGTGGCCTGGCGAAGCCTGGCAGCCGGTGCCGTGGCCGCAGGGCTGCCCGCCGCCGAGGTCGCCAAGTTCGCCGAACTGACCTTCGCCTACATCGACGAACTCTCCGCCGCGAGTGCCGCGGGCCACGCCGACGAACTGGCCGCCCGGGGCCGGGCCCGCGAACGCCACCTGGAGCACCTGGCCCGCGACCTCCTCGCCGGCGCGAGCCCGGACGTGCTGCTGGGCTCTGCCGGGCGGGCCGGGTGGCAGCCCCCGGTCTCCCTGACCGCCGTCCTGCTGCCCGCCGCCCAGGCCCGGCCGGCCTACCGGACGCTCGACCCGAGCACCCTCGTCCTCGACGATCTGCCGGACGCCACCGGTGTGCTGCTCGTCCCCGACGCCGACCGGCCACGTCTCCTGCGGCAGCTCACCGACCGCACCGCCGTGGCCGGCCCGGCCCGGCCATGGACCCGCGCGTCCGCCTCCTACGAACGCGCCGTCCGCGCGCGCCTGCTCTCCCCCGACATCCGCGACACCGAGAACCACCTGCCCGAGCTGGTGCTGACCGCCGACGCGGACGCGCTCGCGGACCTGCGCACCCGAGCCCTGGCTCCCTTGCGGACCCTCCCCGCCGCGACCGCCCACCGCCTGGAGGAGACGCTGCGGGCATGGCTGCTGCACCAGGGCCGACGGGACGAGGTCGCGGCGGCGCTGTTCGTCCATCCCCAGACGGTCCGGTACCGGATGTCGCAACTGCGCGAGCTGTTCCCGGATCTCGCATCGCCCCACCGCGTCCTCGAACTGACGCTGGCGGTCGGCCTCCGGGCCGGCTGA